A genomic stretch from Hypnocyclicus thermotrophus includes:
- a CDS encoding prephenate dehydrogenase yields the protein MIENGFNITIVGFGLMGASYAMALKKFHKGKIYAVDIDKESLLKAKDRGLIDEGFVEPKEPLEDSKLVIICLYPKLLVKFIEENKENFQNNAIITDISGVKCDYIEKIDNILQKKADFVSTHPMAGREKQGMDYADANIFQNANFIIIKKENNKKENVKLIENLAKNMGFLRVTKVTAKEHDNIIAFTSQLTHAIAVSLVNSDDEKFNTKLFIGDSYRDLTRIAKINSELWSELFLENKENLIYRIDNFIDKLETIKNALLNEDKDRLIKEFKESSDRRDRF from the coding sequence ATGATAGAAAATGGATTTAATATTACTATTGTAGGCTTTGGACTTATGGGTGCTTCATATGCTATGGCATTAAAAAAATTTCATAAAGGTAAAATTTATGCAGTAGATATAGATAAAGAGAGTTTATTAAAAGCAAAAGACAGAGGCTTAATTGATGAAGGATTTGTTGAACCAAAAGAACCATTAGAAGATTCTAAATTAGTTATAATATGTTTGTACCCAAAGCTTTTGGTAAAATTTATAGAAGAAAATAAAGAAAATTTTCAAAACAATGCTATAATTACAGATATATCAGGAGTAAAATGCGATTATATAGAAAAAATAGATAACATTTTACAAAAAAAAGCTGATTTTGTTTCAACACATCCTATGGCAGGAAGAGAAAAACAAGGAATGGATTATGCAGATGCTAATATTTTTCAAAATGCTAATTTTATTATAATAAAAAAAGAAAATAATAAAAAAGAAAATGTAAAACTTATTGAAAATCTTGCTAAAAATATGGGATTTTTAAGAGTGACTAAAGTAACAGCTAAAGAACATGACAATATTATAGCATTTACAAGCCAACTAACTCATGCAATAGCTGTATCTCTTGTAAATAGTGACGATGAAAAATTTAACACAAAATTATTTATAGGAGATAGTTATAGAGATCTTACGAGAATAGCTAAAATAAATAGTGAATTGTGGAGTGAATTGTTTTTAGAAAATAAAGAAAACTTAATATATAGAATAGATAATTTTATAGATAAATTAGAAACTATAAAAAATGCTTTATTAAATGAAGATAAAGATAGATTAATAAAAGAGTTTAAAGAGTCATCAGATAGAAGAGATAGATTTTAG
- the aroA gene encoding 3-phosphoshikimate 1-carboxyvinyltransferase, translating into MKKVIINPEKNNIKGEIVIPPSKSYAHRAIICASLAKGRSIIENIDYSVDINSTIEIMTKMGAKIEKNGSVLTIDGTDNIKITDIDLNCNESGSTIRFLIPLALARYNRAKFLGKGKLITRPLDVYYNIFEKQGIKYETDNGKLPLFVEGELKPDTFIIPGNISSQFISGLMFTLPLLNGDSIIKIKGNLESKAYVDLTLDMLNRFGIEIENRDYQNFYIKGNQKYKAQNYRVEGDFSQAAFWIVAGLIGENPITLKGMNINSLQGDKEILNIAKRMGGQLDIKEEEIIVYPSKTKGIKIDVSQCPDIGPILSVLGSVSEGETNIVNAERLRIKECDRITASVSELAKLGANIQEIEDSIKIIGVERLSGNKTDSWNDHRIAMSLAIASIKIDGEIEINNSECVKKSYPSFWKEFTKIGGHLNECNVG; encoded by the coding sequence ATGAAGAAAGTAATAATAAATCCAGAAAAAAATAATATAAAAGGAGAAATAGTAATTCCACCTTCAAAAAGTTATGCACATAGAGCTATTATATGTGCTTCGCTTGCAAAAGGAAGAAGTATAATTGAAAATATAGATTATTCTGTTGATATAAATTCTACAATAGAAATAATGACAAAAATGGGTGCGAAAATTGAAAAAAATGGAAGTGTTTTAACTATAGATGGAACAGATAATATAAAAATAACAGATATAGATTTAAATTGTAATGAATCAGGATCAACAATCAGATTTCTTATCCCTTTAGCATTAGCAAGATATAATAGGGCTAAATTTTTAGGGAAAGGTAAATTAATTACTAGACCACTTGATGTTTATTATAATATATTTGAAAAACAAGGAATTAAATATGAAACAGATAATGGGAAATTGCCACTTTTTGTAGAAGGAGAATTAAAACCAGATACTTTTATAATACCGGGGAATATTAGTTCACAATTTATAAGTGGGCTTATGTTTACATTACCTTTATTGAATGGCGATTCTATCATAAAAATAAAAGGAAATTTAGAGTCTAAAGCTTATGTGGATTTAACACTTGACATGTTAAATAGATTTGGAATAGAGATAGAAAATAGAGATTATCAAAATTTTTATATAAAAGGAAATCAAAAATATAAAGCACAAAATTATAGAGTAGAAGGAGATTTTTCTCAAGCAGCTTTTTGGATAGTAGCTGGATTAATTGGAGAAAATCCAATTACGTTAAAAGGAATGAACATTAATTCGCTTCAAGGAGACAAAGAGATATTAAATATAGCTAAAAGAATGGGCGGGCAACTAGATATAAAAGAAGAAGAAATTATAGTTTATCCTTCTAAAACAAAAGGAATAAAAATAGATGTATCTCAGTGTCCAGATATAGGGCCTATTTTATCAGTACTTGGAAGTGTATCAGAAGGAGAAACTAATATAGTCAATGCTGAAAGACTTAGAATAAAAGAATGCGATAGAATAACGGCATCAGTATCAGAACTTGCAAAGCTTGGGGCAAATATACAAGAAATAGAAGATTCTATAAAAATAATAGGAGTTGAAAGATTATCAGGAAATAAAACAGATAGTTGGAATGACCATAGAATAGCAATGTCTTTAGCGATAGCATCAATTAAAATAGATGGAGAAATAGAGATAAATAATAGCGAATGTGTAAAAAAATCATATCCTAGTTTTTGGAAGGAATTTACAAAAATAGGAGGTCATTTAAATGAGTGCAACGTGGGGTGA